In a single window of the Gossypium hirsutum isolate 1008001.06 chromosome A13, Gossypium_hirsutum_v2.1, whole genome shotgun sequence genome:
- the LOC107954467 gene encoding histone-lysine N-methyltransferase, H3 lysine-9 specific SUVH1 isoform X1 yields MEGGVAGNTVPPNSFDKSKVLDVKPLRSLLPVFPEAPNGPPFLCAPPNGPFPTGFSPFFPFSGPQGTPLTPGLNQNLFNSTAMPIRSFRAEPPPASNGENVQSSNKRKSVGPSSVKKKVKRSNDSELALAALTNFKPGIIAAEKDDGNRELVENVLMRFEALRRKLSQMEDAKESHSGIFKRANLKAGNIMFTKGVRTNGKKRIGVVPGVEIGDIFFFRMELILIGLHSQSMAGIDFMPMKADIEGERVAISIVSSGGYEDDAEDPDVLVYTGQGGNASADKEASDQKLVRGNLALERSLHRANEVRVIRGFKDATHQTSKVYVYDGLYKVQESWMEKGKTGCNMFKYKLVRLPGQTGAFSTWKSIRKWKEDPSSRDGLILPDLTSGAESIPVSLVNEVDDEKGPAYFTYVSTVKYPKSFKLVQPSYGCNCRDACQAGNSNCSCIQKNGGDFPYITTGILACRMPMIFECGSSCPCFRNCKNRVLQTGFKVHFEVFKTRDKGWGLRSWDPIRAGTFICEYAGEVIEKIKEKADGDDGENNDYVFNTNRVYESFKWNHETESAEERSDTSEKFDIPSPLIISSKNSGNIARFMNHSCSPNVFWQPIMFEHNNEAFLHIAFFAKKHIPPMTELTYDYGIPQSDETESNNMEHGKKKCLCGSLKCRGYFY; encoded by the coding sequence ATGGAAGGAGGGGTAGCCGGAAACACTGTACCACCGAATTCATTTGATAAATCTAAAGTTTTGGATGTAAAACCACTACGTTCTTTGCTTCCGGTATTCCCGGAGGCACCGAATGGTCCGCCTTTTTTATGTGCACCTCCTAATGGTCCTTTCCCGACTGGGTTTTCACCCTTTTTTCCATTTAGTGGACCACAAGGAACACCGTTGACGCCTGGTCTTAACCAAAATCTCTTCAATTCAACTGCTATGCCGATTCGCTCGTTTAGAGCCGAACCACCACCAGCTTCTAATGGTGAAAATGTGCAAAGCAGTAATAAACGCAAATCTGTTGGCCCGAGTTCTGTCAAAAAGAAAGTGAAGAGAAGCAATGATTCGGAGCTTGCACTGGCTGCACTTACTAATTTTAAACCTGGAATCATTGCAGCTGAAAAAGATGATGGTAACCGGGAACTTGTTGAAAATGTGCTTATGAGGTTCGAAGCACTTAGGAGAAAGCTTAGCCAAATGGAAGATGCAAAGGAATCACATTCTGGGATTTTCAAGCGTGCTAACTTAAAAGCTGGCAACATTATGTTCACGAAAGGGGTACGGACTAATGGAAAAAAGCGAATTGGAGTTGTTCCTGGTGTTGAAATCGGTGACATTTTCTTCTTCCGAATGGAGTTGATTTTAATCGGGTTGCATTCTCAATCCATGGCTGGAATTGACTTCATGCCTATGAAGGCTGATATTGAGGGAGAGCGAGTGGCTATAAGCATTGTTTCGTCCGGAGGGTATGAAGACGATGCTGAAGATCCCGATGTTTTGGTATACACCGGTCAAGGTGGGAATGCTAGTGCCGATAAAGAAGCATCCGATCAGAAGCTTGTGAGGGGCAATCTTGCTTTGGAAAGGAGCTTGCACCGAGCCAATGAAGTAAGAGTTATTCGGGGTTTCAAGGATGCTACTCATCAAACTTCTAAGGTTTATGTATACGATGGGCTTTACAAGGTCCAAGAGTCGTGGATGGAGAAAGGGAAAACGGGTTGTAACATGTTCAAGTATAAATTAGTAAGGCTCCCCGGGCAAACGGGTGCATTTTCGACATGGAAATCCATTCGGAAATGGAAAGAAGATCCGTCTTCAAGAGATGGACTTATTCTTCCAGACCTCACTTCAGGTGCTGAAAGCATACCTGTTTCACTTGTAAATGAGGTCGATGATGAAAAGGGACCTGCTTATTTCACATATGTCTCGACTGTTAAATATCCAAAATCATTCAAATTAGTACAACCTTCATACGGATGCAATTGCCGTGATGCATGTCAAGCAGGAAATTCAAACTGTTCCTGCATTCAAAAAAACGGAGGCGATTTCCCTTACATTACCACTGGGATTCTAGCTTGTCGAATGCCTATGATATTTGAATGTGGTTCCTCGTGCCCTTGTTTTCGTAACTGCAAAAACCGGGTTTTACAAACTGGTTTTAAAGTTCACTTTGAAGTTTTTAAGACACGAGACAAGGGTTGGGGTCTACGGTCATGGGATCCTATTCGTGCAGGTACGTTCATTTGTGAATACGCAGGTGAAGTTATtgaaaaaattaaggaaaaagcAGACGGGGATGACGGTGAAAACAACGATTATGTTTTCAATACTAATCGAGTGTATGAATCCTTCAAATGGAATCATGAAACCGAGTCAGCAGAGGAAAGATCTGACACTAGTGAAAAGTTCGATATTCCGTCTCCTCTAATCATAAGTTCAAAGAACAGTGGAAACATAGCTCGATTTATGAATCATAGTTGCTCCCCGAATGTTTTTTGGCAACCGATCATGTTTGAACATAACAATGAAGCTTTTCTCCATATTGCTTTCTTTGCTAAGAAACACATACCTCCAATGACCGAGTTGACATACGATTACGGTATTCCACAGTCGGATGAAACCGAAAGTAACAACATGGAACACGGGAAGAAGAAGTGCTTATGCGGATCGCTGAAATGCAGAGGCTACTTTTATTGA
- the LOC107954467 gene encoding histone-lysine N-methyltransferase, H3 lysine-9 specific SUVH1 isoform X2, which yields MKITTLTIYLSPKCQAKETLSGALVIAKKKASIVIYFFFLNLIPKIESQKPVYLDLAKRKEKKNYTGKKYSFNEPFHLPVIFCLPTAEKDDGNRELVENVLMRFEALRRKLSQMEDAKESHSGIFKRANLKAGNIMFTKGVRTNGKKRIGVVPGVEIGDIFFFRMELILIGLHSQSMAGIDFMPMKADIEGERVAISIVSSGGYEDDAEDPDVLVYTGQGGNASADKEASDQKLVRGNLALERSLHRANEVRVIRGFKDATHQTSKVYVYDGLYKVQESWMEKGKTGCNMFKYKLVRLPGQTGAFSTWKSIRKWKEDPSSRDGLILPDLTSGAESIPVSLVNEVDDEKGPAYFTYVSTVKYPKSFKLVQPSYGCNCRDACQAGNSNCSCIQKNGGDFPYITTGILACRMPMIFECGSSCPCFRNCKNRVLQTGFKVHFEVFKTRDKGWGLRSWDPIRAGTFICEYAGEVIEKIKEKADGDDGENNDYVFNTNRVYESFKWNHETESAEERSDTSEKFDIPSPLIISSKNSGNIARFMNHSCSPNVFWQPIMFEHNNEAFLHIAFFAKKHIPPMTELTYDYGIPQSDETESNNMEHGKKKCLCGSLKCRGYFY from the exons ATGAAAATTACTACTTTAACCATTTACCTCAGTCCAAAATGCCAGGCCAAAGAGACCTTGAGTGGGGCGCTGGTAATAGCAAAAAAGAAAGCGTCTAtagtaatttactttttttttttaaatttaattcctaaaattgAAAGCCAAAAGCCAGTATATTTAGATCtggccaaaagaaaagaaaaaaaaaactacacaGGAAAAAAATATTCCTTCAACGAACCGTTCCATCTCCCTGTGATTTTCTGCCTTCCGACAG CTGAAAAAGATGATGGTAACCGGGAACTTGTTGAAAATGTGCTTATGAGGTTCGAAGCACTTAGGAGAAAGCTTAGCCAAATGGAAGATGCAAAGGAATCACATTCTGGGATTTTCAAGCGTGCTAACTTAAAAGCTGGCAACATTATGTTCACGAAAGGGGTACGGACTAATGGAAAAAAGCGAATTGGAGTTGTTCCTGGTGTTGAAATCGGTGACATTTTCTTCTTCCGAATGGAGTTGATTTTAATCGGGTTGCATTCTCAATCCATGGCTGGAATTGACTTCATGCCTATGAAGGCTGATATTGAGGGAGAGCGAGTGGCTATAAGCATTGTTTCGTCCGGAGGGTATGAAGACGATGCTGAAGATCCCGATGTTTTGGTATACACCGGTCAAGGTGGGAATGCTAGTGCCGATAAAGAAGCATCCGATCAGAAGCTTGTGAGGGGCAATCTTGCTTTGGAAAGGAGCTTGCACCGAGCCAATGAAGTAAGAGTTATTCGGGGTTTCAAGGATGCTACTCATCAAACTTCTAAGGTTTATGTATACGATGGGCTTTACAAGGTCCAAGAGTCGTGGATGGAGAAAGGGAAAACGGGTTGTAACATGTTCAAGTATAAATTAGTAAGGCTCCCCGGGCAAACGGGTGCATTTTCGACATGGAAATCCATTCGGAAATGGAAAGAAGATCCGTCTTCAAGAGATGGACTTATTCTTCCAGACCTCACTTCAGGTGCTGAAAGCATACCTGTTTCACTTGTAAATGAGGTCGATGATGAAAAGGGACCTGCTTATTTCACATATGTCTCGACTGTTAAATATCCAAAATCATTCAAATTAGTACAACCTTCATACGGATGCAATTGCCGTGATGCATGTCAAGCAGGAAATTCAAACTGTTCCTGCATTCAAAAAAACGGAGGCGATTTCCCTTACATTACCACTGGGATTCTAGCTTGTCGAATGCCTATGATATTTGAATGTGGTTCCTCGTGCCCTTGTTTTCGTAACTGCAAAAACCGGGTTTTACAAACTGGTTTTAAAGTTCACTTTGAAGTTTTTAAGACACGAGACAAGGGTTGGGGTCTACGGTCATGGGATCCTATTCGTGCAGGTACGTTCATTTGTGAATACGCAGGTGAAGTTATtgaaaaaattaaggaaaaagcAGACGGGGATGACGGTGAAAACAACGATTATGTTTTCAATACTAATCGAGTGTATGAATCCTTCAAATGGAATCATGAAACCGAGTCAGCAGAGGAAAGATCTGACACTAGTGAAAAGTTCGATATTCCGTCTCCTCTAATCATAAGTTCAAAGAACAGTGGAAACATAGCTCGATTTATGAATCATAGTTGCTCCCCGAATGTTTTTTGGCAACCGATCATGTTTGAACATAACAATGAAGCTTTTCTCCATATTGCTTTCTTTGCTAAGAAACACATACCTCCAATGACCGAGTTGACATACGATTACGGTATTCCACAGTCGGATGAAACCGAAAGTAACAACATGGAACACGGGAAGAAGAAGTGCTTATGCGGATCGCTGAAATGCAGAGGCTACTTTTATTGA
- the LOC107954470 gene encoding nascent polypeptide-associated complex subunit alpha-like protein 1, whose translation MAAQTDKEIEEILAAHLEQQKVDSEQIVVEDDVDEDDDEDEDDDKDEDDAVGHHDGEGAARSKQSRSEKKSRKAMLKLGMKPIPGVSRVTVKKSKNILFIISKPDVFKSPTSDTYVIFGEAKIEDLSSQLQTQAAEQFKAPDLSHVISKPEPEPSTSAQDDEEVDETGVEPKDIELVMTQAGVSRSKAVKALKAADGDIVSAIMELTT comes from the exons ATGGCTGCCCAGACCGACAAAGAAATCGAAGAGATCCTCGCCGCTCATCTCGAACAACAGAAAGTCGAT TCGGAACAAATTGTAGTTGAAGATGACGTTGATGAAGACGACGATGAAGATGAGGACGATGACAAGGATGAAGATGATGCCGTAG GACATCATGATGGAGAAGGAGCAGCTAGGTCAAAACAAAGCAGAAGCGAAAAGAAAAGTCGCAAAGCAATGTTGAAACTTGGGATGAAACCAATTCCGGGTGTTAGCCGAGTCACCGTCAAGAAGAGCAAGAAT ATCTTATTTATCATTTCAAAACCAGATGTCTTCAAGAGCCCCACATCAGATACCTATGTTATTTTCGGAGAAGCTAAGATCGAGGACTTGAGCTCGCAATTGCAGACTCAGGCTGCTGAGCAATTTAAGGCTCCTGATCTCAGTCACGTAATCTCCAAACCTGAACCCGAGCCATCAACATCGGCTCAGGACGATGAAGAAGTAGATGAGACTGGAGTCGAACCAAAGGACATTGAGTTGGTAATGACACAAGCAGGAGTCTCGAGGTCGAAAGCTGTCAAGGCACTCAAAGCTGCAGATGGGGATATTGTTTCTGCTATAATGGAGCTAACAACCTAA